CGGAAAATAAGCTTAAACAGGGACGAATGCAAATCATCCTTGACGGACTTAGGATGCTTGACGACGGAGAAATCAAAAAGCTTGAGATTTCAGATGTTCATTCTCCAAAATCTCCTGTCGTTATTGACAGGTCTGATCTTCACGTCATCAAAGGCCCATTCGTTGATTATATGTATGTCATTGATGAAGAATTATATGATGACGGTCAGGAATTCGTTGTCCAGGGCTCTTATGGGAGCTGGATCTGGGTCGTTTTGGACGGTGTTGTTGAAATAGTCCGTAAAATTGGAAATGAAGAAATTCCGATTTTAAAGCTTGGCCCAGGAACATTCATAGGAAATCTTTCGGCCTTTATACATGAAAAAAGACCTAGAAGCGCGTCAGTAATTGCAAAAGGAAAAGTTCAACTCGGCATAGTAGACAATCAGAGACTCAGCACCGATTTTGCAAGACTTTCCCATGATTTCAGAAATATTGTTGTAAGCCTCGACAGGAGGCTTAAAATGGTTACTGACACTTATATCAGTTTACAGACTGACACATACAGCCCACCTCACAAGGAGGGTATTTTTTCACCTTTTATAAAGATTGGAGACACTTCTTCGGGGCTGTGGAGGATAGACAGCGGAGAAGCTCTGGTTGTTAAAAAAGATGGTAAAAAAGGGCGATTGGTGTGTGATTTAGGTGCAGGTGATTTTATAGGAAGTCTTCCTTTTCTTGATATAGAAATGGAGCCCTCAACTTCAGGTGTTTATGTTTCAAGTGATATTGAAATGAGCGAGCTTGATATTGAAATGCTTCACAGTGAATATAAAACACTTTCAGACACTCTGAAAAACATGCTGAGCACTCTTGCAAAAAGCATCGCAGTAACCGGCAATTTAATAACAAACAATTCAGTCAAAAGGCGGGAAGGCTGATGAATGGCATTGATAAAAGAGTACATAAAAGCAGAATAGATTCCAAGAATCTTGTCGCTTATTCTTGCCTTGATGATTCGGGCACAGTTATAAAACAGGGCATGGGAAGAACGCTTAATGTTAGCGAAGGCGGGATACTTCTTGAGATTCACAATACTCTCCCCACCGGCTCTTTGCTGTCCCTTTCCATAGGGTTTGAAGAGGAGGTTTGTGATATTCTGGCAAATGTGGTCTATGTCCTCGCGTCTGACGAAGGCATGTACAAATGCGGCATGTCATTCCAGGGTATAAATAATGAAACTGGAAGAATATTGAAGAAATTCATAGAGTTTTTCATGAGTAGAATTGAAAATTCTAATAATTAGTTTTAAGGGTTTTTTATGATTACAAGTTCAGTAAGAGAAACCAATATAAGAGAATTCCCACTGGTGAAAAAAGGTAAGGTTAGGGATGTATATGATCTCGGCGATAATTACCTCTTTATAGCTACAGACAGGCTTTCAGCTTTTGATGTTGTTATGCCTGATCCGATACCTGAAAAAGGCAGGGTGCTGACACAGATTTCCCTTTTTTGGTTCAAGGTTATGGAGCCAATCATTGGAAATCATATAGTGACGAGCGATTTCAATGATTTTCCACCAGAGCTGAAAGCATATAAGGAAATGCTCGATGGAAGAAGCATGATCGTTAAAAAAGCCGATCCGCTTCCGGTTGAGTGTGTTGTGAGGGGTTATATTTCCGGTTCAGGATGGTCTTCATATAAGAAATCAGGCGAGATCTGCGGTATCCCTCTACCTGTCGGCCTGATTGAGTCCGAAAGGCTTCCCGAGCCAATTTTTACTCCGTCCACGAAGGCTGAACTTGGTGACCATGACGAGAACATCAGCTTTGATCAGGCTGTGAAACTCGTAGGCCCTGAAATAGCTGAAAAAGTCAAAAGACTGAGCATAGAAATATATAAAAAGGGCGTTGAGGTAGCCGAGTCCTTGGGAATTATTGTTGCTGACACCAAATTTGAATTCGGAATGCTCAACGGAGAGCTGATCCTCATAGATGAGGTGTTGACTCCTGATTCATCACGGTTCTGGCCAAAATCAGATTACAGGCCTGGCGGTTCTCCTAAAAGCTATGACAAGCAGTACGTTAGGGACTATCTGTCAGGGCTTGATTGGGACAAGAATCCTCCAGGGCCATCCTTTCCTGACTTTGTGATCGAAAATACAAAGACTAAATATCTCGAAATTATGAATCTATTTTTATCATCTTCATATGCGCGCTAATGCAATAGAAGTAGATCTCAATCATATTGATTTTGATGATAACAGATACAGGACAAGGTATGAGTGTTCTGTATCTGATTCAGATCTATCGGAATTGTCCAAATCGATTGATTCTGTCGGAGTTATCAATCCTCCTGTCTTATCTTTTGACTCAGGAAGGTATGTATCAGTATCAGGCAATAAGAGGCTTCTTGCTGCAAAAACAATTGGATTGCATAGGGTTTTCTGTTTGATTTGTGAGGAATCCCCTGTTGATACCTATAAGATTGCCATCACTGAAAATATTTATACATATAATTATTCCGAACTTGATAAGGCACTGATAGTAAAAAATCTTTTTGATCTCATGAACGACCGCTCCATAGATTCAGTTCTTGAAATATTAAATGGCATTCCTGCCCTCAGAATGAATCGGGATTACATAAAGAGGCTTATTAAGCTTGATGGGATCCCTTCTGCTGTAAAAAATGCAATATCAGATGGGATTGTATCGCCTTCAATAGCTCTTGAATTCGATTTTTGGGAGCACAAGGATTCGGAAACGCTTCTGTTTTTTTTGCAGCAGTTCAAAATAGGCCTTAATCTCCAGAGGGAGTTTTGTAATCTTATATATGAAATATCAAAAATTGACGGCGCCGGAATTGTTTCAGTTCTATCAACTCCTGTCTTTACTGATATTATAAACAGCAGTATTGATGTTTCCAAAAAAAGGGAGCTTGTTCTATCTGAGCTACGCAAAATAAGATATCCTCATATCGAAAAAGCAAAAAGAGTATTTGCTGAGACAGCAAAAAAGATAGTAAAAAATGACAATTCAATTTTATTCATGCAGCCTAAGAATATGGAATTGTCGGAAGTATCAGTATCTTTTTCATTCAAAACCATGGACGATTATAAAAAAAGATTGCGGAAATTGGAAGAAATAGAAGGTAATGCCGAGCTTGAAGATCTTTTGGATATTAATATAACTATTTGATTATATGTATGAACCTTGGGTCTTTTAATTGCTTTACTTTTTTGCTCAATAAGTATATCAAGGCTGAAATAACAATGTAATTAGCATTGTAGCGAAAGGAGAGGATTGATGAAGAAAATGTATTTTAGAGCTTTTTTTATTTCAATTGTGTTAGCGGTGTTTGTTTTATCACCGATGGCTGCTTTTGCAGAGGATGTCATTATTATCTGCAATAAAAGCGTGGCTGTCAACTCCATAACAAAAGACGATCTGGAGAGAATTTATCTCGGACAGAAAAATCTGTGGGATGGTGGCGGTAAAATTGAGCCTGTAATGCTTCAAAATGAACTTGCCGAGAATTTTTTGACGACCTATGTTGGAAAGAATGGTACTACATTTGGTAATTATTGGAAAAAAATGCTTTTTTCTGGAAAAGGAAATGGCCCCAAGCAGTTTGCAAAGCCTAAAGAAGTAGTTGATTTTGTTGCTTCAACCCAGGGCGCGATTGGCTTTGTGCCTTCCGGTACCAATAGCGATGCTGTAAAGATTGTGCCAGTATCGAAGTAAGAAGTGTTTTCAAAGATAAGGATCTTTAGGTTTAATCCGCATTTGGAGGAATATATGAAAAAAGTCTTTAAAAGTTTGATTTTGGGAATGGGCGCTCTTCTATTTTCAGGGGGGAGTCTCTTTGCTGTAGAACTTGATAAAATGGGCGGAGTCCAGATCCACGGCTTTATTTCCCAGGGTTATTTATATAGCGATGAGAACAACTTCTATGCTGACACTGAAAACGGAACACCAAAATTCAATGAACTCGGCCTTAACTTTACAGGTGATGTAACTGACCGCCTAAAGATGGGTGTGCAGCTATTCAGAAGAAATTTAGGTGAATTCGGCGGTGATGTTGAGCTTGACTGGGGATACGCTAGTTATCTGATGAAAGACTGGTTTGGTCTCAGAGCCGGACGTATGA
Above is a genomic segment from Desulforegula conservatrix Mb1Pa containing:
- a CDS encoding cyclic nucleotide-binding domain-containing protein, whose translation is MVDRIDLEGSLRFLGVPDLIQLLGSNANTGVLSLKTPLIPDEGQIFIYNGNPVDAKLGNDSGAKVIFSFFGWSDGSFRFIQKPVDPENKLKQGRMQIILDGLRMLDDGEIKKLEISDVHSPKSPVVIDRSDLHVIKGPFVDYMYVIDEELYDDGQEFVVQGSYGSWIWVVLDGVVEIVRKIGNEEIPILKLGPGTFIGNLSAFIHEKRPRSASVIAKGKVQLGIVDNQRLSTDFARLSHDFRNIVVSLDRRLKMVTDTYISLQTDTYSPPHKEGIFSPFIKIGDTSSGLWRIDSGEALVVKKDGKKGRLVCDLGAGDFIGSLPFLDIEMEPSTSGVYVSSDIEMSELDIEMLHSEYKTLSDTLKNMLSTLAKSIAVTGNLITNNSVKRREG
- a CDS encoding PilZ domain-containing protein; protein product: MNGIDKRVHKSRIDSKNLVAYSCLDDSGTVIKQGMGRTLNVSEGGILLEIHNTLPTGSLLSLSIGFEEEVCDILANVVYVLASDEGMYKCGMSFQGINNETGRILKKFIEFFMSRIENSNN
- a CDS encoding phosphoribosylaminoimidazolesuccinocarboxamide synthase, which produces MITSSVRETNIREFPLVKKGKVRDVYDLGDNYLFIATDRLSAFDVVMPDPIPEKGRVLTQISLFWFKVMEPIIGNHIVTSDFNDFPPELKAYKEMLDGRSMIVKKADPLPVECVVRGYISGSGWSSYKKSGEICGIPLPVGLIESERLPEPIFTPSTKAELGDHDENISFDQAVKLVGPEIAEKVKRLSIEIYKKGVEVAESLGIIVADTKFEFGMLNGELILIDEVLTPDSSRFWPKSDYRPGGSPKSYDKQYVRDYLSGLDWDKNPPGPSFPDFVIENTKTKYLEIMNLFLSSSYAR
- a CDS encoding ParB/RepB/Spo0J family partition protein; this translates as MRANAIEVDLNHIDFDDNRYRTRYECSVSDSDLSELSKSIDSVGVINPPVLSFDSGRYVSVSGNKRLLAAKTIGLHRVFCLICEESPVDTYKIAITENIYTYNYSELDKALIVKNLFDLMNDRSIDSVLEILNGIPALRMNRDYIKRLIKLDGIPSAVKNAISDGIVSPSIALEFDFWEHKDSETLLFFLQQFKIGLNLQREFCNLIYEISKIDGAGIVSVLSTPVFTDIINSSIDVSKKRELVLSELRKIRYPHIEKAKRVFAETAKKIVKNDNSILFMQPKNMELSEVSVSFSFKTMDDYKKRLRKLEEIEGNAELEDLLDINITI
- a CDS encoding type 2 periplasmic-binding domain-containing protein, with amino-acid sequence MKKMYFRAFFISIVLAVFVLSPMAAFAEDVIIICNKSVAVNSITKDDLERIYLGQKNLWDGGGKIEPVMLQNELAENFLTTYVGKNGTTFGNYWKKMLFSGKGNGPKQFAKPKEVVDFVASTQGAIGFVPSGTNSDAVKIVPVSK